Proteins encoded together in one Electrophorus electricus isolate fEleEle1 chromosome 9, fEleEle1.pri, whole genome shotgun sequence window:
- the exosc9 gene encoding exosome complex component RRP45 → MRETPLSNCERLFLLKAIESKKRLDGRQTYDYRSIKISFGTDYGCCSVNLGKTRVLAQVSCELVPPKDSRPTEGIIFLNLELSPMASPAFQTNRQSELLVTLNRQLERCLRNSRCIDTESLCVVSGEKVWQIRVDVHVLNHDGNLMDAASIAAISALCHFKRPDVAIQGRDVTVFGPAERDPVPLSIYHMPVCVSFAFFQQGTYLLVDPCEKEELIMDGLLVMAMNKHREICSIQSSGGIMLLKEQVLRCSKIASVKVSEITELINKALENDRQARKEGGKFGFVESMPKERITALKREESLVEMTDVQETADQIISKAAAGHEVVPSPVIVATGTGQVGEGLQNTWGLDEEDEEEESGTKVEKRVEVISDSEEEDVVILD, encoded by the exons ATGAGGGAAACACCGTTGTCAAACTGTGAACGTCTGTTTCTCCTTAAAGCTATTGAAAGCAAAAAG CGCTTGGACGGAAGACAGACATACGACTACCGCAGTATAAAAATTAGCTTTGGCACAGATTATGGTTGTTGTAGTGTGAATCTCGGCAAAACAAG GGTTCTGGCACAGGTATCATGTGAACTAGTTCCACCCAAAGACTCGCGTCCCACGGAAGGCATCATCTTTTTAAACCTGGAGTTGTCACCCATGGCATCGCCCGCATTTCAGACAAACAG ACAGTCAGAATTGTTAGTGACACTGAACAGGCAGTTGGAAAGGTGTCTGCGGAATTCCAGATGTATAGACAcagagtctctgtgtgttgtctcGGGAGAAAAG GTGTGGCAAATCCGGGTAGATGTTCACGTGCTGAATCACGATGGCAACCTGATGGATGCGGCAAGCATTGCAGCTATATCTGCTCTCTGCCACTTTAAACGGCCAGACGTCGCCATCCAGGGTCGAGATGTTACAGTG TTTGGTCCAGCAGAGAGGGATCCTGTTCCACTGAGTATTTACCACATGCCAGTTTGTGTGAGCTTTGCCTTCTTCCAGCAAGG CACCTATTTGCTGGTGGATCCCTGTGAAAAGGAGGAGCTAATCATGGATGGCCTCCTGGTCATGGCCATGAACAAGCACAGGGAGATCTGCTCCATTCAGTCCAGTGGAGGCATCATGCTGCTAAAAGAGCAG gttCTAAGATGCAGTAAAATAGCCAGTGTGAAAGTATCTGAAATCACTGAGCTCATTAACAAAGCCTTGGAAAATGACAGACAAGCAAG GAAGGAGGGTGGCAAGTTTGGCTTTGTTGAGTCCATGCCTAAGGAGCGCATCACAGCCCTGAAAAGAGAGGAATCTCTGGTGGAGATGACTGATGTCCAAGAGACAGCTGATCAGATCATCAGCAAAGCAGCAGCTGGTCATGAAGT TGTCCCCTCCCCTGTTATTGTTGCCACGGGAACTGGACAGGTGGGTGAAGGGCTTCAGAACACTTGGGGActggatgaggaagatgaggaagaggaatcAGGCACAAAAGTTGAGAAGAGAG ttgaaGTGATCTCAGACAGTGAAGAAGAGGACGTTGTAATTCTTGATTAA
- the ptpn9b gene encoding tyrosine-protein phosphatase non-receptor type 9 isoform X1 has product MVEALTTQEAVAVEEFLAEVRCREQSQNATLVSQITAVKFLMARKFDVSRAIDLFQAYKNTRIKEGIYNINPNEEPLRTELLSGKFTVLPGRDSKGAALALFIARLHRPDLTTHKAVLQAIIYQLDKAIENIQTQRDGLIFIYDMTNSTYSNFDYDLCVKILKLLKGAFPARLKCVFIVSSPLWFRAPFAVLRLFVREKLRERVCTVKAQELASHIPISSLPEHLGGSSQYNHIAWIQSCINSSLNNPTNSPYATPDCLGGLLGSCSPLPNQTANAIPHSGNSTTLLRDELNCNCPLLDDGNANLQNLRHAHWNGSALPGSGLVTHPNVNILNGHSCGRHPPPQSDTPPDTPLHQKHATETGATKGGVLAEDLGQDGNGAEDSHRECDNFEEEAETGDGVPPLPQKSARPTPLSRSPEDGIWLPGMTGEGLVMSIHIAEPGGMTMQELVQHVKSKKKKGIYQEYEEIRREPPAGTFNYSKKPANQIKNRYSDVLCLDESRVRLFPVNDEDDETSDYINASFMDGYKMTKAYIATQGPLPKTFADFWRMVWEQMVLIIVMTTRVMERGRVKCGQYWPLEVSRTEEYGYFLVRNVHTETFQDFKITHLELYNSQTGECREVSHYLYVSWPDFGVPKSASAMLDFRARVKQRQELALQTLYPHWTGPPGGPPIVVHCSAGIGRTGTFCTLDICLSRLEDIGTVNVKRTVQRMRMQRAFSIQTWDQYYFCYKAVIEHAQQTGRLLPIDWSDTEPETDSE; this is encoded by the exons ATGGTGGAAGCCCTGACAACTCAAGAAGCCGTG gCGGTAGAGGAGTTCCTGGCTGAAGTGAGATGTAGAGAACAGTCCCAGAATGCCACCCTCGTCAGTCAAATCACTGCCGTTAAGTTCCTCATGGCACGCAAGTTTGATGTCTCTAGAGCCATAGACCTCTTCCAAGCTTACAAG AATACTAGAATAAAGGAAGGCATCTACAATATTAATCCTAATGAAGAACCTCTAAGAACAGAGTTATTGAGTGGCAAATTCACAGTTCTG CCAGGGCGTGATTCGAAGGGGGCTGCCTTGGCACTCTTCATTGCTCGTCTCCATCGGCCTGACTTGACTACCCATAAGGCGGTTCTTCAGGCCATCATATATCAGCTGGACAAGGCCATAGAAAA caTTCAGACTCAGAGAGATGGTCTCATATTCATCTATGACATGACAAACTCCACTTACTCCAACTTTGACTATGATCTCTGTGTCAAAATTTTGAAGCTCCTCAAA GGAGCTTTCCCTGCCCGGTTAAAGTGCGTGTTCATTGTGTCGTCGCCACTCTGGTTTCGAGCTCCATTTGCTGTACTGCGCCTGTTCGTGCGAGAGAAGCTCAGAGAAAGA GTGTGTACAGTAAAAGCTCAAGAACTGGCTAGCCATATCCCAATCAGCTCCCTCCCAGAGCACCTGGGAGGCTCGTCCCAGTACAACCACATTGCATGGATCCAGTCCTGTATCAACTCCAGCCTCAACAACCCCACTAACTCCCCCTATGCCACACCAGACTGCCTGGGCGGCCTGCTTGGCTCATGCTCCCCGCTGCCGAACCAGACCGCCAACGCCATCCCCCATAGTGGTAATAGTACCACCCTGCTGAGGGATGAACTTAACTGCAACTGTCCCCTCCTGGATGATGGGAATGCCAACTTGCAGAACCTCAGGCACGCCCATTGGAATGGCTCAGCCCTGCCAGGGTCAGGGCTTGTCACGCATCCCAACGTCAACATCCTGAATGGCCACAGCTGTGGCCGGCATCCACCACCCCAATCGGACACACCTCCGGACACGCCCCTACACCAGAAGCATGCCACTGAAACAGGGGCAACGAAAGGGGGCGTGTTGGCTGAGGATCTTGGGCAAGACGGTAACGGCGCCGAGGACAGCCATCGGGAATGCGACAACTTTGAAGAGGAAGCGGAGACAGGCGACGGAGTCCCTCCCCTCCCACAGAAGTCCGCCAGGCCAACGCCCTTGTCACGCAGCCCTGAGGATGGGATCTGGCTACCGGGAATGACAGGGGAGGGCCTTGTGATGTCGATACACATTGCAGAGCCAGGAGGCATGACCATGCAGGAACTGGTGCAGCACGTAaaaagcaagaagaagaaaggaatcTACCAGGAGTACGAGGAGATCCGCAGAGAACCACCTGCTGGGACATTCAACTACTCCAA GAAACCAGCCAACCAGATAAAGAACCGCTATAGTGATGTCCTCTGTTTGGACGAGTCACGTGTCCGTCTTTTCCCAGTcaatgatgaggatgatgag ACATCTGATTACATCAATGCAAGTTTCATGGATGGctacaaaatgacaaaagctTACATTGCCACTCAGG GGCCATTGCCAAAAACCTTTGCCGATTTCTGGCGAATGGTGTGGGAGCAAATGGTATTAATCATTGTCATGACGACAAG AGTTATGGAGCGAGGGCGGGTGAAGTGCGGGCAGTACTGGCCTTTGGAAGTGAGCCGCACAGAGGAATATGGCTACTTCCTGGTGAGAAATGTCCATACTGAGACATTTCAGGATTTTAAGATCACACATCTGGAGCTCTATAATAGCCag ACTGGGGAGTGCAGAGAGGTGTCTCATTACCTGTACGTGAGTTGGCCGGATTTTGGGGTTCCAAAGTCTGCTTCCGCCATGTTGGATTTCCGGGCACGGGTGAAACAGAGGCAGGAGCTTGCATTACAGACTTTATATCCTCATTGGACAGGACCCCCAGGAGGTCCTCCTATAGTTGTCCACTGCAGTGCTGGAATTGGAAGGACAG GCACCTTCTGCACGCTGGACATCTGTCTGTCGCGCCTGGAGGACATCGGCACGGTGAACGTGAAGCGGACGGTGCAGCGCATGCGCATGCAGCGCGCCTTCAGCATCCAGACGTGGGACCAGTACTACTTCTGCTACAAGGCTGTGATAGAGCATGCGCAGCAGACAGGGCGGCTACTGCCCATCGACTGGTCTGACACCGAGCCAGAGACGGACAGCGAGTGA
- the ptpn9b gene encoding tyrosine-protein phosphatase non-receptor type 9 isoform X2, which yields MSATCTNAVEEFLAEVRCREQSQNATLVSQITAVKFLMARKFDVSRAIDLFQAYKNTRIKEGIYNINPNEEPLRTELLSGKFTVLPGRDSKGAALALFIARLHRPDLTTHKAVLQAIIYQLDKAIENIQTQRDGLIFIYDMTNSTYSNFDYDLCVKILKLLKGAFPARLKCVFIVSSPLWFRAPFAVLRLFVREKLRERVCTVKAQELASHIPISSLPEHLGGSSQYNHIAWIQSCINSSLNNPTNSPYATPDCLGGLLGSCSPLPNQTANAIPHSGNSTTLLRDELNCNCPLLDDGNANLQNLRHAHWNGSALPGSGLVTHPNVNILNGHSCGRHPPPQSDTPPDTPLHQKHATETGATKGGVLAEDLGQDGNGAEDSHRECDNFEEEAETGDGVPPLPQKSARPTPLSRSPEDGIWLPGMTGEGLVMSIHIAEPGGMTMQELVQHVKSKKKKGIYQEYEEIRREPPAGTFNYSKKPANQIKNRYSDVLCLDESRVRLFPVNDEDDETSDYINASFMDGYKMTKAYIATQGPLPKTFADFWRMVWEQMVLIIVMTTRVMERGRVKCGQYWPLEVSRTEEYGYFLVRNVHTETFQDFKITHLELYNSQTGECREVSHYLYVSWPDFGVPKSASAMLDFRARVKQRQELALQTLYPHWTGPPGGPPIVVHCSAGIGRTGTFCTLDICLSRLEDIGTVNVKRTVQRMRMQRAFSIQTWDQYYFCYKAVIEHAQQTGRLLPIDWSDTEPETDSE from the exons ATGTCGGCCACTTGCACAAAT gCGGTAGAGGAGTTCCTGGCTGAAGTGAGATGTAGAGAACAGTCCCAGAATGCCACCCTCGTCAGTCAAATCACTGCCGTTAAGTTCCTCATGGCACGCAAGTTTGATGTCTCTAGAGCCATAGACCTCTTCCAAGCTTACAAG AATACTAGAATAAAGGAAGGCATCTACAATATTAATCCTAATGAAGAACCTCTAAGAACAGAGTTATTGAGTGGCAAATTCACAGTTCTG CCAGGGCGTGATTCGAAGGGGGCTGCCTTGGCACTCTTCATTGCTCGTCTCCATCGGCCTGACTTGACTACCCATAAGGCGGTTCTTCAGGCCATCATATATCAGCTGGACAAGGCCATAGAAAA caTTCAGACTCAGAGAGATGGTCTCATATTCATCTATGACATGACAAACTCCACTTACTCCAACTTTGACTATGATCTCTGTGTCAAAATTTTGAAGCTCCTCAAA GGAGCTTTCCCTGCCCGGTTAAAGTGCGTGTTCATTGTGTCGTCGCCACTCTGGTTTCGAGCTCCATTTGCTGTACTGCGCCTGTTCGTGCGAGAGAAGCTCAGAGAAAGA GTGTGTACAGTAAAAGCTCAAGAACTGGCTAGCCATATCCCAATCAGCTCCCTCCCAGAGCACCTGGGAGGCTCGTCCCAGTACAACCACATTGCATGGATCCAGTCCTGTATCAACTCCAGCCTCAACAACCCCACTAACTCCCCCTATGCCACACCAGACTGCCTGGGCGGCCTGCTTGGCTCATGCTCCCCGCTGCCGAACCAGACCGCCAACGCCATCCCCCATAGTGGTAATAGTACCACCCTGCTGAGGGATGAACTTAACTGCAACTGTCCCCTCCTGGATGATGGGAATGCCAACTTGCAGAACCTCAGGCACGCCCATTGGAATGGCTCAGCCCTGCCAGGGTCAGGGCTTGTCACGCATCCCAACGTCAACATCCTGAATGGCCACAGCTGTGGCCGGCATCCACCACCCCAATCGGACACACCTCCGGACACGCCCCTACACCAGAAGCATGCCACTGAAACAGGGGCAACGAAAGGGGGCGTGTTGGCTGAGGATCTTGGGCAAGACGGTAACGGCGCCGAGGACAGCCATCGGGAATGCGACAACTTTGAAGAGGAAGCGGAGACAGGCGACGGAGTCCCTCCCCTCCCACAGAAGTCCGCCAGGCCAACGCCCTTGTCACGCAGCCCTGAGGATGGGATCTGGCTACCGGGAATGACAGGGGAGGGCCTTGTGATGTCGATACACATTGCAGAGCCAGGAGGCATGACCATGCAGGAACTGGTGCAGCACGTAaaaagcaagaagaagaaaggaatcTACCAGGAGTACGAGGAGATCCGCAGAGAACCACCTGCTGGGACATTCAACTACTCCAA GAAACCAGCCAACCAGATAAAGAACCGCTATAGTGATGTCCTCTGTTTGGACGAGTCACGTGTCCGTCTTTTCCCAGTcaatgatgaggatgatgag ACATCTGATTACATCAATGCAAGTTTCATGGATGGctacaaaatgacaaaagctTACATTGCCACTCAGG GGCCATTGCCAAAAACCTTTGCCGATTTCTGGCGAATGGTGTGGGAGCAAATGGTATTAATCATTGTCATGACGACAAG AGTTATGGAGCGAGGGCGGGTGAAGTGCGGGCAGTACTGGCCTTTGGAAGTGAGCCGCACAGAGGAATATGGCTACTTCCTGGTGAGAAATGTCCATACTGAGACATTTCAGGATTTTAAGATCACACATCTGGAGCTCTATAATAGCCag ACTGGGGAGTGCAGAGAGGTGTCTCATTACCTGTACGTGAGTTGGCCGGATTTTGGGGTTCCAAAGTCTGCTTCCGCCATGTTGGATTTCCGGGCACGGGTGAAACAGAGGCAGGAGCTTGCATTACAGACTTTATATCCTCATTGGACAGGACCCCCAGGAGGTCCTCCTATAGTTGTCCACTGCAGTGCTGGAATTGGAAGGACAG GCACCTTCTGCACGCTGGACATCTGTCTGTCGCGCCTGGAGGACATCGGCACGGTGAACGTGAAGCGGACGGTGCAGCGCATGCGCATGCAGCGCGCCTTCAGCATCCAGACGTGGGACCAGTACTACTTCTGCTACAAGGCTGTGATAGAGCATGCGCAGCAGACAGGGCGGCTACTGCCCATCGACTGGTCTGACACCGAGCCAGAGACGGACAGCGAGTGA
- the ptpn9b gene encoding tyrosine-protein phosphatase non-receptor type 9 isoform X3, with the protein MTNSTYSNFDYDLCVKILKLLKGAFPARLKCVFIVSSPLWFRAPFAVLRLFVREKLRERVCTVKAQELASHIPISSLPEHLGGSSQYNHIAWIQSCINSSLNNPTNSPYATPDCLGGLLGSCSPLPNQTANAIPHSGNSTTLLRDELNCNCPLLDDGNANLQNLRHAHWNGSALPGSGLVTHPNVNILNGHSCGRHPPPQSDTPPDTPLHQKHATETGATKGGVLAEDLGQDGNGAEDSHRECDNFEEEAETGDGVPPLPQKSARPTPLSRSPEDGIWLPGMTGEGLVMSIHIAEPGGMTMQELVQHVKSKKKKGIYQEYEEIRREPPAGTFNYSKKPANQIKNRYSDVLCLDESRVRLFPVNDEDDETSDYINASFMDGYKMTKAYIATQGPLPKTFADFWRMVWEQMVLIIVMTTRVMERGRVKCGQYWPLEVSRTEEYGYFLVRNVHTETFQDFKITHLELYNSQTGECREVSHYLYVSWPDFGVPKSASAMLDFRARVKQRQELALQTLYPHWTGPPGGPPIVVHCSAGIGRTGTFCTLDICLSRLEDIGTVNVKRTVQRMRMQRAFSIQTWDQYYFCYKAVIEHAQQTGRLLPIDWSDTEPETDSE; encoded by the exons ATGACAAACTCCACTTACTCCAACTTTGACTATGATCTCTGTGTCAAAATTTTGAAGCTCCTCAAA GGAGCTTTCCCTGCCCGGTTAAAGTGCGTGTTCATTGTGTCGTCGCCACTCTGGTTTCGAGCTCCATTTGCTGTACTGCGCCTGTTCGTGCGAGAGAAGCTCAGAGAAAGA GTGTGTACAGTAAAAGCTCAAGAACTGGCTAGCCATATCCCAATCAGCTCCCTCCCAGAGCACCTGGGAGGCTCGTCCCAGTACAACCACATTGCATGGATCCAGTCCTGTATCAACTCCAGCCTCAACAACCCCACTAACTCCCCCTATGCCACACCAGACTGCCTGGGCGGCCTGCTTGGCTCATGCTCCCCGCTGCCGAACCAGACCGCCAACGCCATCCCCCATAGTGGTAATAGTACCACCCTGCTGAGGGATGAACTTAACTGCAACTGTCCCCTCCTGGATGATGGGAATGCCAACTTGCAGAACCTCAGGCACGCCCATTGGAATGGCTCAGCCCTGCCAGGGTCAGGGCTTGTCACGCATCCCAACGTCAACATCCTGAATGGCCACAGCTGTGGCCGGCATCCACCACCCCAATCGGACACACCTCCGGACACGCCCCTACACCAGAAGCATGCCACTGAAACAGGGGCAACGAAAGGGGGCGTGTTGGCTGAGGATCTTGGGCAAGACGGTAACGGCGCCGAGGACAGCCATCGGGAATGCGACAACTTTGAAGAGGAAGCGGAGACAGGCGACGGAGTCCCTCCCCTCCCACAGAAGTCCGCCAGGCCAACGCCCTTGTCACGCAGCCCTGAGGATGGGATCTGGCTACCGGGAATGACAGGGGAGGGCCTTGTGATGTCGATACACATTGCAGAGCCAGGAGGCATGACCATGCAGGAACTGGTGCAGCACGTAaaaagcaagaagaagaaaggaatcTACCAGGAGTACGAGGAGATCCGCAGAGAACCACCTGCTGGGACATTCAACTACTCCAA GAAACCAGCCAACCAGATAAAGAACCGCTATAGTGATGTCCTCTGTTTGGACGAGTCACGTGTCCGTCTTTTCCCAGTcaatgatgaggatgatgag ACATCTGATTACATCAATGCAAGTTTCATGGATGGctacaaaatgacaaaagctTACATTGCCACTCAGG GGCCATTGCCAAAAACCTTTGCCGATTTCTGGCGAATGGTGTGGGAGCAAATGGTATTAATCATTGTCATGACGACAAG AGTTATGGAGCGAGGGCGGGTGAAGTGCGGGCAGTACTGGCCTTTGGAAGTGAGCCGCACAGAGGAATATGGCTACTTCCTGGTGAGAAATGTCCATACTGAGACATTTCAGGATTTTAAGATCACACATCTGGAGCTCTATAATAGCCag ACTGGGGAGTGCAGAGAGGTGTCTCATTACCTGTACGTGAGTTGGCCGGATTTTGGGGTTCCAAAGTCTGCTTCCGCCATGTTGGATTTCCGGGCACGGGTGAAACAGAGGCAGGAGCTTGCATTACAGACTTTATATCCTCATTGGACAGGACCCCCAGGAGGTCCTCCTATAGTTGTCCACTGCAGTGCTGGAATTGGAAGGACAG GCACCTTCTGCACGCTGGACATCTGTCTGTCGCGCCTGGAGGACATCGGCACGGTGAACGTGAAGCGGACGGTGCAGCGCATGCGCATGCAGCGCGCCTTCAGCATCCAGACGTGGGACCAGTACTACTTCTGCTACAAGGCTGTGATAGAGCATGCGCAGCAGACAGGGCGGCTACTGCCCATCGACTGGTCTGACACCGAGCCAGAGACGGACAGCGAGTGA